tttaaaaaaatctaagattacgagaataaagtcaaaatgttttgagaacttaaatcgtagaaattaaagttataatatttgtaaatattaagccgcaaaacgtctatttaaatatgacttctgtgtgtctctgtgttaatgtatggcacagacgcacgggtttgttcactactcgtacagaagaccgcgtgacgcttgcggcgatattaacgtctgtcgtctcactaaatgaggacataaatacatgaacaacatctccagagctgctctgagagtcacttcatgagcattcgagcgtttaatttgagaaaaactatcctcacggcaacccgtcaaaataaaagtttggtttcacttgaagacattgggcagaacgtaataggctactactactaaaactattaaaacctcatctttaaggaataatcatacaatgtcttcagtgttattatcaatattaaattcttgatgactgctagttgtttacttatctacttggcagaattcaaatgagccattttaatctagattaattccaagattacagtgagattaagctagattaaaaaaattaatctatgcccaccactaatatatatatatatatatatatatatatatatatatatgtgtgtatgtatatatgtgtgtatgtatgtacagaCAAGGTATACAAATATAGTGCTTGATAGCTCATGGATTGTGATTTGTTCCAGCAGTAGAACATttcatttttgcaaattaatgtaAAAGTTTCCTCTGCTTACCTTGTAAACCTGCTgtcatttttacagaaaactaTACCAGCCTGCGGCCAAACAGGATTTGTAGAAAAGATCAACTGCACTAAATCTAACAGAGATGAATACAAGAGGTGAGTGGCTCTCCACCAAATATATGTATCCTATTTGTATccctcatgactggttttgtggtccagggtcgcaCATACATTTATGCAAATTTTGCATATTGAGTCGTTTTGTTTTGTCTGCATGTTCTAAACCCACAGGTAATTTATTACATTCAATAAAAGAGTCACCGTGGCTTTCCCAATAGCTACAACTTAAATGTCTGTTTTGTGCTACTTTGcccaaaaatgattttgttctcTGTGGTGGAAACACTGCTTCATTTTCGCAACATTCCACTTTGTTCTTTCCATGCAAATTAACTTCACAGTTTGGAAGGCAAAATGGCAAATGTTTATTTGGCTTACAATATTATTAATCCCACCTGCTAAAAAGTTATACTAATTTACTTCActctttctctttgttttcCATTCAGCTGTCGCTCTACCAAAATGGAGGAGCATCTCTTTTGGAAATTTGAGGGCGCAATGCTGGCTCTCACTGTTTTCTTTGCAATACTGGTGGTCGTTAGACAACGCTCACTTGACCGCCAAGCCTCAGACAAGGTTCGGCGACAGATAGAGTCTATTTAGTAGACCAGACTGTACTAAAAGTTAATGGGCCTGTGGCCTGGTGTTATAAACTCTCAGCAAAGGGCATAACCCCACAGTTCATGGAGGCTTCCAGGCTTTATCACTGGTTTCATCTTACTGGACGCACAAAGACAAAGCTCTGAATGGGCACAATGTGCTCTTACTCCCCAGACTGACATTACTTGTGGATGCTGCTTCTGTGCAGGACTTAACTAACTAGATGTGAATCTCAAGATCATCCCATCAAATCAGCAAACATTATGCAAGGCAGGAGTCTAGTCCCTATTTTGTAACAGAAGATGTACAGATCTCCGTACACCTGTTATTTCAAATGCTGTGAAGGTGGTGTGTGTTGAACAAAATATGGGTGTGTGTTGCATGTTTTCAATAATCCAAAAGCACATCAAGTATTTTCTCAAGCCGAGAATGAACTGTATGGTCAAAGTCTTGAAGATACGATTTTGTTTCATCACAATGGGTTTATGTTAGTCAGGCTGAGTTTCAGTGAATATCGAAGTTTTGGGGTTTGTTCATTTGGCTTCATTCATTTTGGAACACGCTACCGTTCATGAAATCACAGATGTCTTTTTCCTGACTTTCTCCAAACTGACACACTCGTCCATCCATTAACATCGACATGTTTGTTCCAGGAACATTAacagttatttaattaatcttaTATGTGCAGTTGCTGTTTGTTAAATCCTTATTTTCAGTATATActtttatagtgtttttgacACGTTCTTTAGAGGCTTGTAGGTGCtctttattaaagttttaatttttttttttttccccttttcatTTATGACGTTTACTTTCAGTCTTTGCCCTCCttagtgaaaataaatattttatataaaattgtgAGCAAACGTCTTGGTTCATAACGTCAGTCTCAAAAATACCAGCTCTGTACTCATATCTGACTGATATATGCAAGACTGCATTGTAGTGTATATTAAAACTGCTTGACTTGAAATGAAGAGGATGAGATGTACTGAAATCAACCcacctttttatatttttattatttttgtttctttattttgcaAGCACTTCACAGCAAAATTCAATATTGGATCTgcatcttgtttattgaagGTGATATTCTGTGCCATCATCTTCAGAAAGACTTTACTCTCCTGGTTTTGGGTACAGAGGTACATTTCTATCTTTTCCCCATaagtttatttacattatgattGGTTTGACAGAATAATGCCTTTTTATTAAGGCTGAttggtgtgttttgtttttttgttgtttttttaactccACAAGTTTAAAAGAAAACCATGTGAATTTGATTCAACTGTCCCATAACTGATTTTAATGAtctacttaaaatgtaaaaggtgtATTTTTATGAAAGACGAGTGACATTTCCTGTCC
This portion of the Onychostoma macrolepis isolate SWU-2019 chromosome 19, ASM1243209v1, whole genome shotgun sequence genome encodes:
- the jtb gene encoding protein JTB; the encoded protein is MCTRAMESDCRIPMACLRPRILALHALFWGLVSLRVFGAALLSDEKAAVTVTKAVTAPCWQLEEFVVAKECSACEGLQSKTIPACGQTGFVEKINCTKSNRDEYKSCRSTKMEEHLFWKFEGAMLALTVFFAILVVVRQRSLDRQASDKVRRQIESI